taattttgacaAATCAAATTGAATTAGTACACTCAGATTATATACCGTTTTCTTTATAAATTAAAGAGTGTGATCTCCATAACTGACCTACATCTCAttcataaattaaattatttatatttaggATGCTTTGTCGTTGTTTTagaccaccaacaacaacacgCCAAGTGACTAATCTCCTCTCCAATATTTCTAATTTCTATTTGAAATTCAATATTGATGAAGGAATCTCAATCTACTATAGCTTTCGATGGATATGCTACATCCCCTAATGCCAAAGCAAGTTATACACATGAGTCATTATAAGATTCTTCTAAAATGTATTTTACTACCCTGCACTCTATCTACACAATTTAACTACAAGGGGAGGTCGTTTCAATTAAAGCATTTAACTACTTCCTGTGTCCTGACCGACACAAGGTTTCTGTAGTTGGAAAGGAACAAATAAGTTCAAGTAAGTAGCCCGTTTATAAATATGATTATTAGTTTTGCTTCTCAATAAAATGATAAATGCACTAAGCCTACTTATATGTGAGTAGAAATCCAGATACTCAATCCTAAAATTGATCACAGAAAATAAATGAATTGGAGTCATGAGCTGAACAACTAAGCGATGCTGTCACTTATGAGTGGCAGAGACACTAGCCAAACCAGACACAATATGTATCTAACAAGTAGATTGATCAATGCACAGATTGATCCACGGAGCAGTAGTGTTACTCCAAAATGCCATAAGTACATCATCAACAGAAACTAGTCCTCATCTATAGCATTATCACCATTGTCAAAATAGCTTTAAGCAAAACAAACTCCTATACACAGCTCAAATTACAGCAAGCCAATTTGAATGGGCTGTTAAACTACATATATAAAGCTAATTAAACCACCAAGAGTTGAGTTTACCCTTTGTGATTGAAGGTTCTAAGATTATGTGAACTTATGTAAACCTCAATATTTACAGGTAACATCCTGAACATCAGAAAAAGTGGCTTAAGCATATATACAGTGAAATACTAAACTGGAAAATCAATGCTACAGACAGGGCATACCAAACGGATTCTTAATGAGACAATGAGCTTTCGGGCCATGCTTAAAAGATCACAAGCAACTGCCAAAGTTGatcttcaatttcaatttataaGCTCCAAAAATTGATCAATTTATACTGATACAAAAACTTCACACTCTTCATACTTTAGAGTCAAGATTAATACTAATGATAAAAGACCATGAATAATGAGAAAATGCCTACATAAATGGCAAGCATGCTCCAGAGTCCCAATATTCATAGGCAAACATAGCATCTCCATCACCACCCCAAAAAAATTATCTAAATTTCAAagtaaaaactaaagaaaaactGACATCAATGTTCCAAAGAATCAGCACTAACCCATGTCCAATGATGTTTCCTGACACCCACAGCCTGGTTTGCCACTTTCTTGTCATCCAAACAAGAGTACTCATCATGCTCATAGGTGCAAAAATCACCCTCCGGCAAACCCTCCACGGTGGCGTTCAACGTGTGCAGAACATAGCAACCTGGCAAGCCCGGGTACGAACCCGAACACCGCACCTCCTCCCTCATCTCATACGAATTCGGATCAATCGTCACAATGTCGCCTTCAGCGCCACCCCCTATCAGGGAGCCAAGCTCTTCCCTGATGGCCCTCACGGCGGCGGATTCAGGGTCCTCGTTGGGCTTCATCTTCTCCGACAAGGGTCTGCCACGTTTCCTCACGTTCCCGTCTGACAATTCTTGGTGAGACTCCACCAGGAACTTCCCATCCTTTCCGGTGACCCGAACCGTGACGACCTGAACGGTTCGGATCGGCGGGGTGGAGTCTTCGAGTGAGGTTTCGCCCTCGGCGATCTCGAGCCAGAGGTTGTGGACGTTCTTGGTGCCGGGCTTGACGCCCCATGTCGCGAAGGAATCAGTGGGTAACCGCGGTTTGAGCCAGTCGGAGAGGGACTGCGGGGACGCGAAGCTGTGGCGGGGGTTGAGGCTGCTGAGGAGGTTGTTGTTTGAAGGGTTTGGTGGCGAAGATGACGTGGTGGAGTGGGACATGGCGGGGATTTTGAGGAAACGGCGACGGttgagagggagagaggggaaGGGGCAGGAGGTGGAGTGGTGGGACCTGGAGGAGGTGAAGAGGAAGCAGACGGAGAGGGTGGTGAGGTAGAGATCCGGTAAGGAGGGAAGGTTGGTGATGGGCTGCCCTAAGAGACGGTTGGTTAGTG
This is a stretch of genomic DNA from Lotus japonicus ecotype B-129 chromosome 1, LjGifu_v1.2. It encodes these proteins:
- the LOC130746970 gene encoding uncharacterized protein LOC130746970, which codes for MSPPLPPPLTNRLLGQPITNLPSLPDLYLTTLSVCFLFTSSRSHHSTSCPFPSLPLNRRRFLKIPAMSHSTTSSSPPNPSNNNLLSSLNPRHSFASPQSLSDWLKPRLPTDSFATWGVKPGTKNVHNLWLEIAEGETSLEDSTPPIRTVQVVTVRVTGKDGKFLVESHQELSDGNVRKRGRPLSEKMKPNEDPESAAVRAIREELGSLIGGGAEGDIVTIDPNSYEMREEVRCSGSYPGLPGCYVLHTLNATVEGLPEGDFCTYEHDEYSCLDDKKVANQAVGVRKHHWTWVSADSLEH